One window of Trifolium pratense cultivar HEN17-A07 linkage group LG5, ARS_RC_1.1, whole genome shotgun sequence genomic DNA carries:
- the LOC123886082 gene encoding uncharacterized mitochondrial protein AtMg01250-like has product MGRMSFQTLWRKFIKECVCMATTSVLVNGSSTDEFSLERGLKQGDPLSPFLFLLAAEGLHVLMEALVERNLFTGYNFGELNPISISHLQFADDTVLLGVKSWANVRTMRVVLVLFETMSGLKVNFNKSILVGVNIPDS; this is encoded by the coding sequence ATGGGAAGAATGTCTTTCCAAACCCTGTGGAGGAAGTTTATTAAAGAATGTGTTTGCATGGCTACAACGTCAGTTTTAGTTAATGGCAGCTCAACAGATGAGTTCTCTCTCGAAAGGGGCTTAAAACAAGGGGATCCGTTATCCCCTTTCCTTTTTCTGTTGGCTGCTGAGGGCTTGCACGTTTTGATGGAGGCCTTGGTGGAGCGCAACTTGTTTACGGGGTATAATTTTGGTGAGCTTAATCCGATTTCTATTTCGCACCTCCAGTTTGCCGATGATACAGTCTTGTTAGGGGTTAAAAGTTGGGCTAATGTCCGTACTATGCGGGTTGTTCTTGTGTTGTTCGAGACTATGTCAGGTTTGAAGGTTAATTTCAACAAAAGCATTCTGGTCGGGGTTAATATCCCTGATTCCTGA